The genome window CCGCTTTGTGGTTATCCAGTTTCTTTGAGAATGCATTAGTCAGCCGCGTAAAGCGCCGGATTGCCATGCGAATCGTGAGGTTCTGACGCTCAACAAAGATGGTCAGCGAGAAACACTGCCGATGATAACAATTCGTTTGTGCGTCCAGCGCGTCCCTCTGGCAGATTCACAGTTGCGAGGATGTGCTGCGCTTCCGCTATCATTTCGCGCAGCGCCTTGAAATGCTGGGTTGACGTGTAGATTAGAATCCCGAGTCCCGGAGGGACGGCATGGGCCCCCAGGCCATTGTCCTGATCTCATTTTTGCAATGAGGATGTTGCCGTTGGGCCAATCAGCGCCGGAGGCGCCGAATGTGAAAGCCCAGCATGAAATGCTGGGCTGCAAATGGAAATGATCCGAGTCCCGGTGGGACGACACTCATCCCAAAACATATCTTGGATCGTAATCAACTCCAACCGCTTTCAACAGGGCTAGAAACTCCTCCTCAAAGGTTCTCTTCTTATGGTGCTCAGGCTGATTGTGGATATATGCGATCACCTTGTCGCGATGCGACGCGCTCACGCCGAAGGCTCCAAATCCTTCCTGCCAGGCAAACCCGCGCACCTGCGTTCCGAGCCACTTTGACGAGCTGCCCTTGATCTTCTGGAGCACGGTAGAGATAGGAACGGTACCTGATTCGGCAATCAGCATGTGAATGTGATCTGGCATTCCGCCAACCGCGATGGCGTTAACACCAGGATTTCGGGCAATCCCAGTGATGTACTTCCAGAGTTCTTCTTGTTTTTCGACGGGAATGATTTTTCGGCGTCCTTTGGTGCTGAAAACAATGTGAACGAGGACATTGATGTAGGAATGTCCCATATCGTCCCTCCGGGACTCGGAATTCTAACCTACACGTGAA of Acidobacteriota bacterium contains these proteins:
- the tnpA gene encoding IS200/IS605 family transposase — protein: MGHSYINVLVHIVFSTKGRRKIIPVEKQEELWKYITGIARNPGVNAIAVGGMPDHIHMLIAESGTVPISTVLQKIKGSSSKWLGTQVRGFAWQEGFGAFGVSASHRDKVIAYIHNQPEHHKKRTFEEEFLALLKAVGVDYDPRYVLG